GCGTCACCTCTTGCCGCCGCGCCAGCATCGCCCACAACAACAGGCAAAAACCGTTAAGGAAGAAGGTCCATAATGTGTAGCCCAGCGCAGAACCGGCAAGACGAACGCCGGTGCCATCGACCAGCGTGTAACCCGCGATGAACCCCGAATTAATCAGCGCCAGCCAGATCCCTTTGCGTGACTGCGTGCGTCCGTTAAACGCCATCGCCAGTATCGACAGGCAGATCACGGCAATACCGCCCCACGCCACGCCAGAAAGCGAATCGCCGAGGATCAGTACGCTGATAAGCGCCACCAGCAGGGGCGCGGTGCCGCGCATCAGCGGATAGGTCTGGCTCATATCCGAAACCTGGTACGTTTTTGCCACCAGCACGGTGTAAACCACCTGCAACGCGCACGAGACGGCGAGATAAGGCACGCTGGCGAGCGTCGGCTGTGGCGAGAAAGGTAACAAAATCAGCGCGATCAGCGCGGCGGAACCGCTGACGGCAATTGCCGAATAGAGTTTGTCGCTGCCGGATTTCACAATGGCATTCCAGCTGGCATGAAGCAGAGCGGCAAATAGCAAAATGCAGAAAACGGAGAGTGTCATGGTGGCCCGGGCGAGTGAGTTGTCAACAAAATGTAACATGCCGCCCGCAGCGGATACCAGATTAGCGGTGTTAAAGAGGGGCGGTTGCCCGCCCCTCTTTGGTGCGGCTTGAACCTGAATTAACGCAGGAATTTCAGGACAGCTTCAAGCAGTTGCAACAAAGCAACAATGAGTTTCAGGATCAGAATAAACAGTTCCATTCCGCTCATACGCGTCTCCTCTGGTTCAGGAGCACCGGCTGGCTTACCTTTCCGCTGCCTGTTGTCAGCCGTGTTGTTGGCGTAACGCAGTGTGCTCGCTTAGGGGTTAAGGCGCTGACGGCACCACCCGTTTCAGCCAGGACTTGTTTGCGCCGTAGAATTGCGGCCCCTGCACACTGATTAGCAAGGTCAGTATATATTAACACTGTTTATATATACAGTATTTATTGGACGAAATTTTGACCTTGATCCATACTCAATGCGGGAAAAAACGCCTGAAAATTGCGCGGCGGCCTGTTTCCGCGTATAGTTCCACTGTTGACGTAACGCAGTGTGTTTGCGGCCACCAACCGCAAAAAACTGTATAAAAACCTCGCTCCGGCGGGGTTTTTTGTTTTCAGCGGCTGCATAACCAAACGTGATCCGCCGCGCAGTTTTCTGCGGGTGCGTAAAAAGCAGTTGTCGGCGACGAAATCCTGTGTTTGTATAAATCCTGTTAATTACATGACAGACAGGTCCCTAATGAACGCTTCCACAATGTCGATGAACCTACTAAAAACCGCGCATAACGCCGCGGTGGTCGTCGTGCGTGTGGTGGTGGTCGTCGGCAATGCGCCGTAGGGTCCGGAACAACACACGATTCCAAAACCCCGCCGGCGCAAACCGGCGGGGTTTTTCGTTTAACCCCCTCCGGAAAGCTGGCCCAGAAGAAAAGGACTGGAGCATGGCAAGTTCGGGCAGCACATCACAACCCACGCGCTACACTGGCGCGCAACTGATTGTTCATTTACTGGAACGACAGGGCATCACCACGGTAACCGGCATTCCTGGCGGTACGGTTCTGCCGCTGTACGACGCGCTCAGCCAGAGCAAACAGATTCGCCATGTGCTGGCGCGCCACGAGCAGGGCGCAGGTTTTATTGCGCAGGGCATGGCGCGTACGCAGGGTAAACCGGCGGTATGTCTGGCCTGTAGCGGGCCGGGTGCGACCAACCTGGTGACCGCCATCGCCGATGCGCGCCTCGACTCCATCCCGCTGGTTTGCATTACCGGCCAGGTACCCGCCTCGATGATCGGCACCGATGCGTTTCAGGAAGTGGACACTTACGGCATCTCTATCCCCAT
Above is a genomic segment from Kosakonia radicincitans DSM 16656 containing:
- a CDS encoding DMT family transporter, with translation MTLSVFCILLFAALLHASWNAIVKSGSDKLYSAIAVSGSAALIALILLPFSPQPTLASVPYLAVSCALQVVYTVLVAKTYQVSDMSQTYPLMRGTAPLLVALISVLILGDSLSGVAWGGIAVICLSILAMAFNGRTQSRKGIWLALINSGFIAGYTLVDGTGVRLAGSALGYTLWTFFLNGFCLLLWAMLARRQEVTRYLVANWKKGIPGGIGTMGSYGLALWAMTQAPLAVVAALRETSILFGALIAFVLLKEQVAGLRIVAACGIAAGAILLRLS
- the tisB gene encoding type I toxin-antitoxin system toxin TisB, which produces MSGMELFILILKLIVALLQLLEAVLKFLR
- the ivbL gene encoding ilvB operon leader peptide IvbL; translated protein: MNASTMSMNLLKTAHNAAVVVVRVVVVVGNAP